In Aedes albopictus strain Foshan chromosome 3, AalbF5, whole genome shotgun sequence, the following are encoded in one genomic region:
- the LOC109424479 gene encoding mini-chromosome maintenance complex-binding protein: MDLSSWTPEYFGANEEWCVEQLGKPEVRAQIPLLNCTQLHDIRDNVLVRFRGMIQDMQDPECYLERYEVRKKSDGSLIRAQSGKYRDVLIMDKDEEAVDFQAGSNQYGERRSMFVISIPGYNSWAVECEEKLNPVSQSKGEVKPDVQSSLKRPHAEDEEMETDEVNESVFKKPLIPIEPSAKELQACSSKSAVAASSRPKVLSAEYLLNSPIPERPSKACLVKLYSNYDECTLNTLVDVVGFLSIDPALDGSGDQVEDFEDEMSEHQATNPPPSLIPRIHALSFQKLRHVNPLLEVPHEASTIPLATATADIWKDIQNLLTQCLFEDKAAADYLLCHLISTVYIRNEIESLGHFSLNLSNIPIEVLPDYTRGLYEIIELLVPASHYLPMTLENMNTMQFVPKKDYTTNKLTSGLLQLAPHTHLLLDETKLQTGKLETSGVEAVQSIAHLIKNQKLKYNFQFYQLEFNSDVPVLVLSEGKSMLPTNFCFPLVPDVDAVKMIGETLKAGKHFIQPKLTEMRKFLTRQRIQEFDMKNFDSEVIENDFITMRKESDASAEDLHSLLVLARLLGLSRGKSTMDRECWEYAKQLEQERKNRVEMFAKRKNEP, translated from the exons ATGGACTTATCGTCATGGACTCCGGAATACTTTGGCGCGAACGAGGAGTGGTGCGTCGAGCAGCTGGGCAAGCCGGAAGTACGGGCTCAGATTCCGCTGCTAAACTGTACCCAGCTGCACGACATTCGGGACAATGTGCTGGTGCGCTTTCGCGGTATGATCCAGGATATGCAGGACCCGGAGTGCTATTTGGAACGGTACGAAGTGCGCAAGAAGAGCGACGGTTCGCTGATTCGGGCTCAGAGCGGCAAGTATCGTGATGTGTTGATCATGGACAAGGACGAAGAGGCGGTCGATTTCCAAGCTGGGAGCAACCAGTACGGAGAGCGGAGGTCCATGTTTGTGATTTCGATTCCCGGGTACAACAGCTGGGCAGTGGAGTGCGAGGAAAAGTTGAATCCTGTGAGCCAATCAAAGGGCGAGGTAAAGCCTGATGTGCAGTCGTCACTCAAGCGTCCTCATGCCGAGGATGAAGAGATGGAAACGGATGAGGTTAATGAGAGTGTATTTAAGAAACCGCTGATACCAATTGAACCTAGCGCAAAAGAACTTCAAGCGTGTTCGTCGAAAAGTGCCGTTGCTGCGAGCAGTAGACCGAAGGTTCTGTCTGCTGAATATCTGCTAAACTCTCCCATTCCGGAACGACCGAGCAAGGCATGTCTTGTGAAGCTGTACTCCAACTACGACGAGTGCACATTAAACACCCTGGTGGACGTCGTAGGATTTCTGTCGATAGATCCAGCCTTGGATGGAAGTGGTGACCAGGTTGAAGACTTTGAGGACGAAATGTCCGAACACCAGGCCACGAATCCTCCTCCATCTCTCATACCCCGTATCCACGCATTAAGTTTTCAAAAATTGCGGCACGTGAACCCCCTACTGGAGGTTCCCCACGAAGCATCCACGATCCCACTCGCGACTGCCACCGCCGACATTTGGAAGGATATTCAGAACTTGCTGACCCAGTGTCTGTTCGAGGACAAAGCCGCGGCCGATTATCTTCTCTGCCATCTGATATCGACGGTGTACATCCGAAACGAAATCGAATCGTTGGGTCATTTCAGTCTGAATTTGAGTAACATTCCGATCGAGGTGCTGCCCGATTACACCCGAGGGCTGTATGAAATCATAGAGCTGCTGGTGCCGGCCAGTCACTACCTGCCGATGACGTTGGAGAACATGAACACCATGCAGTTTGTGCCAAA GAAGGACTACACAACTAATAAGCTGACAAGTGGTCTGCTGCAGCTTGCACCGCACACGCATTTACTGCTGGACGAAACCAAACTTCAGACTGGAAAACTGGAAACTAGTGGAGTCGAGGCAGTCCAGAGCATAGCACACCTCATCAAAAACCAGAAACTCAAGTACAACTTCCAGTTCTATCAGTTGGAGTTCAACTCAGACGTGCCAGTATTAGTGCTCAGCGAGGGTAAAAGCATGCTTCCG ACCAACTTCTGTTTTCCACTCGTGCCGGATGTGGACGCCGTCAAAATGATCGGAGAAACGCTGAAAGCCGGAAAGCATTTCATCCAACCCAAGCTGACGGAGATGCGCAAATTCTTGACCCGGCAGCGAATCCAGGAGTTCGACATGAAGAACTTCGATTCGGAAGTCATCGAGAACGACTTCATCACCATGCGCAAGGAAAGTGACGCATCCGCGGAGGATTTGCACTCGCTGTTGGTGTTGGCTCGGCTTTTGGGACTTTCCCGGGGCAAGAGCACGATGGATCGGGAGTGCTGGGAGTACGCCAAGCAGCTCGAACAGGAACGCAAGAACCGGGTGGAAATGTTTGCCAAGCGGAAAAATGAGCCTTAG